Proteins encoded by one window of Microcebus murinus isolate Inina chromosome 2, M.murinus_Inina_mat1.0, whole genome shotgun sequence:
- the MED8 gene encoding mediator of RNA polymerase II transcription subunit 8 isoform X1, producing MQREEKQLEASLDALLSQVADLKNSLGSFIYKLENEYDRLTWPSVLDSFALLSGQLNTLNKVLKHEKTPLFRNQVIIPLVLSPDRDEDLMRQTEGRVPVFSHEVVPDHLRTKPDPEVEEQEKQLTTDAARIGADVAQKQIQSLNKMCSNLLEKISKEERESESGGLRPNKQTFNPADTNALVAAVAFGKGLSNWRPSGSSGPGQPGQPGAGTILAGASGLQQVQMAGAPSQQQPMLSGVQMAQAGQPGKMPSGIKTNIKSASMHPYQRSQITPCEAFQQPKSVHKSTPFPPDCLPNGPSHLKLTKGPNCIHFLHPAPPELSRNPRAMEIPHGRTWG from the exons ATGCAG AGGGAGGAGAAGCAGCTTGAGGCATCCTTAGATGCGCTGCTGAGTCAAGTGGCTGATCTGAAGAACTCACTGGGGAGTTTCATTTACAAGTTGGAGAACGAGTATGACAGGCTGACCTG GCCCTCTGTCCTGGACAGCTTTGCCCTGCTCTCTGGACAGTTGAACACTCTGAACAAGGTCTTGAAGCATGAAAAGACACCACTGTTCCGTAACCAGGTCATCATCCCTCTGGTGTTGTCCCCAGACCGAGATGAAGATCTCATG CGGCAGACTGAAGGACGGGTGCCTGTTTTCAGCCATGAGGTAGTCCCTGACCATCTGAGAACCAAGCCTGACCCTGAGGTTGAAGAGCAGGAGAAGCAACTGACGACAGATGCTGCTCGCATTGGTGCTGATGTGGCTCAG AAGCAGATCCAAAGCTTGAACAAAATGTGCTCAAATCTTCTggagaaaatcagcaaagaagaACGAGAATCAGAGAGTGGAG GTCTTCGGCCGAACAAGCAGACCTTTAACCCTGCAGACACCAATGCCTTGGTGGCAGCTGTTGCCTTTGGCAAGGGGCTGTCTAATTGGAGACCTTCAGGTAGCAGTGGTCCTGGCCAGCCAGGCCAGCCAGGAGCCGGAACAATCCTTGCAGGAGCATCAGGATTACAGCAGGTGCAGATGGCAGGAGCTCCAAGCCAGCAGCAGCCAATGCTCAGTGGGGTTCAGATGGCTCAAGCAGGTCAACCAG gGAAAATGCCAAGTGGAATAAAAACCAATATCAAGTCAGCTTCAATGCATCCCTATCAGCG ctCACAAATCACCCCCTGTGAAGCTTTCCAACAACCCAAGTCCGTCCACAAATCAACACCATTCCCACCAG ATTGCCTGCCAAATGGGCCATCTCACCTCAAACTCACGAAGGGTCCCAACTGCATTCATTTTCTCCATCCTGCTCCACCTGAGCTATCCAG GAACCCTAGGGCCATGGAGATACCACATGGTAGGACTTGGGGGTAG
- the MED8 gene encoding mediator of RNA polymerase II transcription subunit 8 isoform X3 — protein sequence MQRQTEGRVPVFSHEVVPDHLRTKPDPEVEEQEKQLTTDAARIGADVAQKQIQSLNKMCSNLLEKISKEERESESGGLRPNKQTFNPADTNALVAAVAFGKGLSNWRPSGSSGPGQPGQPGAGTILAGASGLQQVQMAGAPSQQQPMLSGVQMAQAGQPGKMPSGIKTNIKSASMHPYQRSQITPCEAFQQPKSVHKSTPFPPDCLPNGPSHLKLTKGPNCIHFLHPAPPELSRNPRAMEIPHGRTWG from the exons ATGCAG CGGCAGACTGAAGGACGGGTGCCTGTTTTCAGCCATGAGGTAGTCCCTGACCATCTGAGAACCAAGCCTGACCCTGAGGTTGAAGAGCAGGAGAAGCAACTGACGACAGATGCTGCTCGCATTGGTGCTGATGTGGCTCAG AAGCAGATCCAAAGCTTGAACAAAATGTGCTCAAATCTTCTggagaaaatcagcaaagaagaACGAGAATCAGAGAGTGGAG GTCTTCGGCCGAACAAGCAGACCTTTAACCCTGCAGACACCAATGCCTTGGTGGCAGCTGTTGCCTTTGGCAAGGGGCTGTCTAATTGGAGACCTTCAGGTAGCAGTGGTCCTGGCCAGCCAGGCCAGCCAGGAGCCGGAACAATCCTTGCAGGAGCATCAGGATTACAGCAGGTGCAGATGGCAGGAGCTCCAAGCCAGCAGCAGCCAATGCTCAGTGGGGTTCAGATGGCTCAAGCAGGTCAACCAG gGAAAATGCCAAGTGGAATAAAAACCAATATCAAGTCAGCTTCAATGCATCCCTATCAGCG ctCACAAATCACCCCCTGTGAAGCTTTCCAACAACCCAAGTCCGTCCACAAATCAACACCATTCCCACCAG ATTGCCTGCCAAATGGGCCATCTCACCTCAAACTCACGAAGGGTCCCAACTGCATTCATTTTCTCCATCCTGCTCCACCTGAGCTATCCAG GAACCCTAGGGCCATGGAGATACCACATGGTAGGACTTGGGGGTAG
- the MED8 gene encoding mediator of RNA polymerase II transcription subunit 8 isoform X2: MQREEKQLEASLDALLSQVADLKNSLGSFIYKLENEYDRLTWPSVLDSFALLSGQLNTLNKVLKHEKTPLFRNQVIIPLVLSPDRDEDLMRQTEGRVPVFSHEVVPDHLRTKPDPEVEEQEKQLTTDAARIGADVAQKQIQSLNKMCSNLLEKISKEERESESGGLRPNKQTFNPADTNALVAAVAFGKGLSNWRPSGSSGPGQPGQPGAGTILAGASGLQQVQMAGAPSQQQPMLSGVQMAQAGQPGKMPSGIKTNIKSASMHPYQR, from the exons ATGCAG AGGGAGGAGAAGCAGCTTGAGGCATCCTTAGATGCGCTGCTGAGTCAAGTGGCTGATCTGAAGAACTCACTGGGGAGTTTCATTTACAAGTTGGAGAACGAGTATGACAGGCTGACCTG GCCCTCTGTCCTGGACAGCTTTGCCCTGCTCTCTGGACAGTTGAACACTCTGAACAAGGTCTTGAAGCATGAAAAGACACCACTGTTCCGTAACCAGGTCATCATCCCTCTGGTGTTGTCCCCAGACCGAGATGAAGATCTCATG CGGCAGACTGAAGGACGGGTGCCTGTTTTCAGCCATGAGGTAGTCCCTGACCATCTGAGAACCAAGCCTGACCCTGAGGTTGAAGAGCAGGAGAAGCAACTGACGACAGATGCTGCTCGCATTGGTGCTGATGTGGCTCAG AAGCAGATCCAAAGCTTGAACAAAATGTGCTCAAATCTTCTggagaaaatcagcaaagaagaACGAGAATCAGAGAGTGGAG GTCTTCGGCCGAACAAGCAGACCTTTAACCCTGCAGACACCAATGCCTTGGTGGCAGCTGTTGCCTTTGGCAAGGGGCTGTCTAATTGGAGACCTTCAGGTAGCAGTGGTCCTGGCCAGCCAGGCCAGCCAGGAGCCGGAACAATCCTTGCAGGAGCATCAGGATTACAGCAGGTGCAGATGGCAGGAGCTCCAAGCCAGCAGCAGCCAATGCTCAGTGGGGTTCAGATGGCTCAAGCAGGTCAACCAG gGAAAATGCCAAGTGGAATAAAAACCAATATCAAGTCAGCTTCAATGCATCCCTATCAGCGGTGA